Proteins from one Elephas maximus indicus isolate mEleMax1 chromosome 12, mEleMax1 primary haplotype, whole genome shotgun sequence genomic window:
- the TRIM72 gene encoding tripartite motif-containing protein 72 — protein MSAAPGLLHQELSCPLCLQLFDAPVTAECGHSFCRACLGRVAGEPAADGTVLCPCCQAPTRPQALNTNLQLARLVEGLGQVPQGHCEEHLDPLSIYCEQDRALVCGVCASLGSHRGHRLLQAAEAHTRLKTQLPQQKLQLQEGRMRKEKSVAVLEHQLTEVEETVRQFRGAVGEQLGKMRVFLAALEASLDREAERVRDEAGVALRRELGGLRSYLEQLRQMEKVLDEVADKPQTEFLMKYCLVTSRLQKILAESPPPARLDIQLPVISDDFKFQVWRKMFRALMPALEELTFDPSTAHPSLVVSPSGRRVECSEQKAPPAGEDPRQFDKAVAAVAHQLLSEGEHYWEVEVGDKPRWALGVIAAEASRRGRLHAVPSQGLWLLGLRDGKILEAHVEAKEPRALRTPERRPTRIGLYLSFGEGTLAFYDATDPDALVLLFAFHERLPGPVYPFFDVCWHDKGKNAQPLLLVAQDGEQA, from the exons ATGTCGGCTGCGCCCGGCCTCCTACACCAGGAGCTGTCCTGCCCGCTGTGCCTGCAGCTGTTCGATGCGCCCGTGACGGCCGAATGCGGCCACAGCTTCTGCCGCGCCTGCCTGGGTCGCGTGGCCGGGGAGCCGGCGGCCGACGGCACCGTGCTCTGCCCCTGCTGTCAAGCACCCACGCGGCCGCAAGCGCTCAACACCAATCTGCAGCTGGCGCGCCTGGTGGAGGGGCTGGGGCAAGTGCCCCAGGGCCACTGCGAGGAGCACCTGGACCCGCTCAGCATCTACTGCGAGCAGGACCGTGCGCTCGTGTGCGGTGTGTGCGCCTCGCTCGGTTCGCACCGTGGCCACCGCCTGCTGCAGGCCGCCGAGGCCCACACGCGCCTTAAG ACGCAGCTCCCCCAGCAGAAGCTGCAGCTGCAGGAGGGACGCATGCGCAAGGAGAAGAGCGTTGCTGTGTTGGAGCATCAGCTAACGGAGGTGGAG GAGACAGTGCGTCAGTTCCGGGGGGCCGTGGGAGAGCAGTTGGGCAAGATGCGGGTGTTCCTGGCTGCACTGGAGGCCTCATTGGACCGAGAGGCAGAGCGTGTCCGGGATGAGGCAGGAGTCGCACTCCGGCGGGAGCTGGGGGGCTTACGCTCTTATCTGGAGCAGCTGCGGCAGATGGAAAAGGTGCTGGATGAGGTGGccgacaagccacagactgagtTCCTCATG aAATACTGCCTGGTGACCAGCAG GCTACAGAAGATCCTGGCAGAGTCTCCACCACCTGCCCGCTTGGACATCCAGTTGCCTGTTATCTCAGATGACTTCAAATTCCAGGTGTGGAGGAAGATGTTCCGGGCTCTGATGCCAG CGCTGGAGGAGCTGACCTTTGACCCGAGCACAGCACACCCGAGTCTGGTGGTGTCACCGTCAGGTCGCCGCGTGGAGTGCTCTGAGCAGAAGGCGCCGCCGGCTGGTGAGGACCCGCGCCAGTTCGACAAGGCCGTGGCGGCGGTGGCGCACCAACTGCTTTCTGAGGGCGAGCACTACTGGGAGGTGGAGGTGGGCGACAAGCCGCGCTGGGCCCTCGGCGTTATTGCTGCCGAGGCCAGTCGCCGAGGCCGGCTGCACGCTGTGCCCTCGCAGGGCCTCTGGCTGCTCGGGCTTCGCGACGGCAAGATCCTGGAGGCACACGTTGAGGCCAAGGAGCCGCGCGCACTGCGCACACCGGAGAGGCGGCCGACGCGCATAGGTCTCTACCTTAGCTTTGGCGAGGGCACCCTCGCCTTCTACGACGCCACTGACCCTGACGCGCTCGTGCTGCTCTTTGCCTTCCACGAGCGCCTGCCCGGGCCGGTGTACCCCTTCTTTGACGTGTGCTGGCACGACAAGGGCAAGAATGCGCAGCCGCTACTATTGGTGGCGCAAGATGGGGAGCAGGCCTGA